One Salvia splendens isolate huo1 chromosome 12, SspV2, whole genome shotgun sequence genomic window carries:
- the LOC121758387 gene encoding heavy metal-associated isoprenylated plant protein 47-like: MKVKIVVRVSMNDEKFRYKALKIAVGISGVESAALAGAEKDQVVVVVVGESIDAVVLTRQLRKGVGHAELVSVGEDKKEEKPPAKVEAPAPAPAVPFVWSYAPSYPGYNSYPVYETRSSDPACTIM, from the exons ATGAAG GTTAAGATTGTGGTGAGGGTGTCGATGAACGACGAGAAATTTCGCTACAAAGCCCTAAAAATCGCGGTCGGTATCTCCGGCGTCGAATCGGCGGCTCTGGCGGGGGCGGAGAAGGatcaggtggtggtggtggtggtgggggagaGCATCGACGCGGTGGTTCTCACGCGCCAGCTGAGGAAGGGCGTGGGGCACGCGGAGCTCGTGAGCGTCGGTGAGGATAAGAAGGAGGAGAAACCCCCCGCTAAGGTGGaggcgccggcgccggcgccggcggtGCCATTCGTGTGGTCGTACGCGCCAAGCTATCCCGGGTATAACAGCTACCCGGTTTATGAAACGCGGTCGAGCGACCCGGCGTGCACGATCATGTGA
- the LOC121756920 gene encoding DNA repair RAD52-like protein 1, mitochondrial: MAAKISISKIAQAYCFHLRARRFSSKPYYSSSSSSKSQRQDSNFGSDADEAVVPTAGISKPLFEILKDLNKKIPESLLKSRTESSGFSIRYVPWHVLNRILNLHAPEWSGEVRSITYSADGNSVSVVYRVTLYGTDAEIFREATGSASASDTSYGSPVQKAEAMAFRRACARLGLGLHLYHEELE, from the exons ATGGCAGCCAAAATCTCCATCTCCAAAATTGCTCAAGCTTACTGCTTTCATCTGCGAGCTCGTCGTTTCTCCTCAAAACCATACtactcttcctcttcctcttccaaatcgCAGCGGCAAGACTCCAATTTCGGCTCTGACGCCGACGAAGCCGTTGTGCCCACCGCCGGAATAAGCAAGCCCCTTTTCGAAATTCTCAAGGACTTGAACAAAAAGATCCCCGAATCGCTTCTCAAATCCCGCACCGAATCCTCTGGCTTCTCAATTAGATACGTTCCTTG GCACGTATTGAATCGAATTTTGAACCTACACGCACCAG AATGGTCCGGTGAGGTTCGTAGCATCACTTACTCAGCTGATGGCAATTCTGTATCGGTCGTCTATCGCGTCACACTTTACGGGACTGATGCAGAG ATATTCAGGGAAGCAACAGGCAGTGCTTCAGCTAGTGACACAAGCTACGGGAGTCCAGTGCAAAAGGCAGAAGCAATGGCATTTCGCCGAGCTTGTGCTCGCCTAGGGCTGGGACTTCATCTTTATCATGAAGAATTGGAGTAG